In Osmia bicornis bicornis chromosome 1, iOsmBic2.1, whole genome shotgun sequence, the following proteins share a genomic window:
- the LOC114875462 gene encoding uncharacterized protein LOC114875462: MSLVRQNFHDDCEQALNRQINLELYASYVYLSMAYYFDRSDVALPGLHKYFKKSSDDEREHAMKFMNYQNKRGGCIILTDIESPSKNDWLSAKDAMSEALDLEKRVNESLLELHALASSHNDPNFLDFLETEYLQEQVDSIKEIADHVTNLERVGEGLGIYIFDREFKEHLNRFVINRVIYRTCIQIVSKLKANMLRSFYCRIILGNISHPRFRQSYNTKTCKSQYSLHWHKFDKQKCQLLSSSTGKTSEQFCIDKPMKWPSGKPANYKFHEDTENVLNEQINSELKAFYYYLSMAAYFGRADVALPGCESFFIQMHHEEHEHALRFLNYVQMRGGRVHLCPVLPPTDQDWKCPLHAFKKALELEIEVTEKLVAVNTVAEKHGDLNASDFIVTGFMEDQMKSVNEMGRFVAVLSGIGDQALARFMFDKDLLDSHVVPKFNVIRTKFHTNKTSNTSVSM, translated from the exons ATGAGTTTGGTCAGACAAAATTTTCACGACGATTGCGAGCAAGCCCTCAACAGGCAAATCAATTTGGAACTGTATGCAAGTTACGTCTACCTGTCTATG GCTTATTATTTCGACAGAAGTGATGTCGCTCTGCCAGGTCTtcacaaatattttaaaaaatcatcaGACGACGAAAGAGAACACGCTatgaaatttatgaattatcaGAACAAAAGAGGTGGCTGCATTATTTTGACAGATATCGAAAGTCCGTCAAAGAATGACTGGCTTTCAGCTAAAGATGCCATGTCAGAAGCATTAGATCTGGAGAAGAGAGTTAACGAG AGTCTCTTGGAGTTACATGCTCTTGCATCATCTCACAATGATCCGAACTTCTTAGATTTCTTGGAAACGGAATATTTACAAGAACAAGTGGACTCCATCAAGGAAATTGCCGATCATGTTACGAATTTGGAACGAGTTGGCGAAGGACTTGGAATATACATTTTCGACAGAGAAttcaaagaa CATCTAAATCgttttgtaattaacagagtTATTTATAGAACATGTATACAAATTGTAAGTAAACTAAAAGCAAACATGTTGAGGTCATTCTACTGTAGAATCATTCTTGGCAACATATCGCACCCACGTTTTCGGCAATCATACAACACAAA AACATGTAAATCACAGTATTCGCTCCATTGGCATAAATTTGACAAACAAAAATGTCAACTTTTGTCATCGAGTACGGGCAAAACGTCCGAACAATTTTGCATCGATAAACCGATGAAATGGCCAAGTGGAAAACCagcaaattataaatttcacgAGGATACCGAGAATGTTCTAAACGAACAAATAAACTCTGAATTAAAAGCTTTTTATTACTATCTGTCTATG GCTGCATACTTCGGACGCGCTGATGTAGCGTTACCCGGTTGTgaatcatttttcattcaaatgCATCACGAAGAACATGAACATGCTCTCAGGTTTCTAAATTATGTTCAAATGCGCGGGGGACGTGTACATTTATGTCCGGTACTGCCCCCCACTGACCAAGATTGGAAATGTCCTCTGCACGCATTTAAA AAAGCATTGGAATTAGAGATTGAAGTAACAGAAAAACTGGTAGCGGTAAATACTGTGGCGGAGAAACATGGCGATTTAAATGCAAGTGATTTTATTGTTACCGGTTTTATGGAAGACCAAATGAAAAGCGTGAATGAAATGGGAAGATTCGTGGCTGTCTTGTCTGGAATTGGTGATCAGGCGTTGGCACGTTTTATGTTTGATAAAGATTTACTCGACAGTCACGTTGTACCGAAATTTAATGTAATCCGCACCAAATTTCATACAAACAAAACAAGTAACACTTCCGTTTCCATGTAA